From Nycticebus coucang isolate mNycCou1 chromosome 6, mNycCou1.pri, whole genome shotgun sequence, the proteins below share one genomic window:
- the INF2 gene encoding inverted formin-2 isoform X4, whose amino-acid sequence MRSQKNASSPRQAPERVGRGSRKALRIWFGRMSVKEGAQRKWAALKEKLGPQDTDPTEANLESADPELCARLLQVPSVVNYSGLRKRLESSDGGWMVQFLEHSGLDLLLEALARLSGRSVARIADALLQLTCVSCVRAVMNSPQGIEYILGNPAYARQLSRALDTSNVMVKKQVFELLAALCIYSPEGHALTLDALDHYKSACSQQYRFSVIMSELSDSDNVPYVVTLLSVINAVILGPEDLRTRAQLRSEFVGLQLLDILTRLRDLEDPDLLIQLEAFEEAKAEDEEELLRVSGGVDMNSHQEVFASLFHKVSCSPASAQLLSVLQGLLHLEPTHRSSQLLWEALESLVNRAVLLASDAQDCTLEEVVERLLSVKGRPRPSPLDKAHKSVQANLVQSQRGSSPENSTAPKASVEGHQPAVAHTCQHVGSIQSTSGGTASQLRALEQQAPTLPPPAPPLPSSVPGLPPSPLPLPCLEATSPPVPPPPPPLPSLGAMSLPPPPPPPPLPSVGATSPPPPPLPGSREILPPPPPPLPGMGCPPPPPIPSVGATSPPPPPPLPGSREILPPPPPPPPLPGMGWGPPPPPPLPGLSAMGSVEEAIVAQVDHSLGSAWVPSHRRVNPPTLRMKKLNWQKLPSNVAREHNSMWATLSSPCAEVVEPDFSSIERLFSLPVAKPKEPTIASTPARKEPKEITFLDSKKSLNLNIFLKQFKCSNEDVTAMIRAGDTTKFDVEVLKQLFKLLPEKHEIENLRAFTEERARLANADQFYLLLLDIPCYQLRVECMLLCEGSAVVLDTVRPRAQLVLAACESLLTSHQLPVFCQLILKIGNFLNYGSHTGDADGFKISTLLKLTETKSQQNRVTLLHHVLEEVEKSHPDLLQLPQDLEQPSQAAGINLETIRSEASSNLKKLLETEQKVLASVPEVQEQYAKRLQASIVASRELDELFEAIEQKRRELADYLCEEAQQLSLEDTFSTMKTFRDLFIRALKENKERKDQAARAERRKQQLAEEEARRPRGEDGKLGRTGPGKQEEVCVIDALLADIRKGFQLRKTARGRTDMDGGSKAAAADPLRVTEPAASRDTAGGPRHNTHCPRSEPGLDAAATSKPQSWDLVDAVTSSPQPTHEPSEEGGPRPLERRSSWYEDASDFLAPEGTQCPLPSEGAWPVTLGNAQALKHLKFSSSDQPPEAQGSSHSTKGITGSIHQAAADSTSQGLEDTGVHGCSANLPATSLGGDADEEDTAPESALDTSLDRSFSEDAVTDSSGSGTLPRAWGRSTKGPGRRRKKRPTRSQEGLRPKPKAK is encoded by the exons ATGAGAAGCCAGAAAAATGCGAGCAGCCCAAGGCAGGCCCCAGAGCGGGTGGGCAGAGGCAGCCGGAAGGCCTTGCGCATCTGG TTCGGCAGGATGTCGGTGAAGGAGGGTGCACAGCGCAAGTGGGCAGCACTGAAGGAGAAGCTGGGGCCGCAGGACACGGACCCCACGGAGGCCAACTTGGAGAGCGCGGACCCCGAGCTGTGTGCGCGGCTGCTGCAGGTGCCTTCCGTGGTCAACTACTCGGGGCTGCGCAAGCGGCTGGAGAGCAGTGATGGTGGCTGGATGGTGCAGTTTCTGGAGCACAGCGGCCTGGACCTACTGCTTGAGGCGCTGGCGCGGTTGTCGGGCCGCAGTGTGGCACGCATCGCTGATGCCCTACTGCAGCTCACCTGCGTCAGCTGCGTGCGCGCCGTCATGAACTCGCCGCAGGGCATTGAATACATCCTGGGCAACCCGGCCTACGCCCGCCAGCTCTCTCGCG CCCTGGACACGTCTAACGTGATGGTCAAGAAGCAGGTGTTTGAGCTGCTGGCTGCCCTCTGCATCTACTCCCCCGAGGGCCATGCCCTGACCCTGGACGCCCTGGACCATTACAAG AGCGCATGCAGCCAGCAGTACCGCTTCAGCGTCATCATGAGCGAGCTCTCTGACAGCGACAACGTGCCCTATGTCGTCACCCTGCTGAGTGTGATCAACGCCGTCATCCTGGGCCCAGAGGACCTTCGCACCCGTGCCCAGCTGCGGAGCGAGTTTGTTG GGCTGCAGCTGCTAGACATCCTGACCCGGCTACG AGACCTGGAGGACCCTGACCTGCTGATCCAGCTCGAGGCCTTTGAGGAGGCCAAGGCTGAGGACGAGGAGGAGCTGCTGCGTGTGTCTGGAGGAGTTGACATGAACAGTCACCAGGAAGTCTTTGCCTCCCTGTTCCACAAG GTGAGCTGCTCGCCAGCATCTGCCCAGCTGCTGTCCGTGCTGCAGGGCCTCCTGCACCTGGAGCCCACCCACCGCTCCAGCCAGCTGCTCTGGGAGGCCTTGGAGAGCCTGGTGAACCGGGCTGTGCTCCTGGCCAGTGATG CCCAAGACTGTACCCTGGAGGAAGTGGTTGAGCGGCTCCTGTCTGTCAAGGGGCGGCCCCGACCAAGCCCCCTGGACAAGGCCCACAAGAGTGTCCAGGCCAACCTAGTCCAGAGCCAGAGGGGCAGCTCCCCTGAGAACAGCACTGCCCCCAAGGCCAGCGTGGAGGGCCATCAGCcagcagtggcacacacctgccaGCACGTGGGCAGCATCCAGAGCACCAGTGGTGGGACAGCCTCACAGCTGAGAGCACTGGAACAGCAGGCACCCACCCTACCCCCACCTGCACCCCCTCTTCCCAGCTCCGTGCCAgggctccctccttcccctctccccttacCATGCCTGGAGGCCACATCCCCCCCagtgccccctcccccaccacccctGCCAAGCCTGGGGGCTATGTCCctaccaccacccccacctccacctccccttCCAAGTGTGGGGGCCacatccccaccaccaccacccttgcCAGGCTCCCGTGAGATCTTgcccccaccacctccaccactgcCAGGCATGGGGTGTCCACCTCCACCCCCCATTCCAAGTGTGGGGGCCacatccccaccaccaccaccacccctgccagGCTCCCGTGAGATCTTgcccccaccacctccaccacccccGCTGCCTGGAATGGGCTGGGGAccccctccacctccacccctaCCCGGCCTCTCTGCCATGGGCAGTGTGGAGGAGGCCATCGTGGCCcaggtggaccacagcctggGCTCAGCCTGGGTCCCCAGCCACAGGCGAGTCAACCCGCCCACGCTGCGCATGAAAAAACTGAACTGGCAGAAGCTGCCGTCCAACGTGGCACGTG AGCACAACTCCATGTGGGCCACACTCAGCAGTCCCTGTGCTGAGGTGGTGGAGCCGGACTTCTCCAGCATCGAGcgtctcttctccctccctgtgGCCAAGCCCAAGGAGCCCACTATAGCCTCTACGCCAGCCAGGAAGGAGCCCAAGGAG attacaTTCCTTGATTCCAAGAAGAGCCTGAACCTCAACATCTTCCTGAAGCAGTTTAAATG TTCCAATGAGGATGTCACCGCCATGATTCGGGCTGGGGACACCACCAAATTTGATGTGGAAGTTCTCAAACAGCTCTTCAAGCTCCTTCCAGAGAAGCATGAG ATTGAAAACCTGCGAGCATTCACAGAAGAGCGGGCCAGGCTGGCCAACGCTGACCAATTctacctcctcctgctggacaTCCCTTG CTACCAGCTGCGCGTTGAGTGCATGCTGCTCTGCGAGGGCTCAGCTGTTGTCCTGGACACGGTGCGGCCCCGGGCCCAGCTAGTGCTTGCCGCCTGCGAAA GCCTGCTCACCAGCCACCAGCTGCCTGTCTTCTGCCAACTGATCCTGAAAATCGGGAACTTCCTCAACTAC GGCAGCCACACGGGTGATGCTGATGGCTTCAAGATCAGCACGTTGCTGAAGCTCACGGAGACCAAGTCCCAGCAGAACCGCGTGACACTGCTGcaccatgtgctggag GAAGTGGAAAAGAGCCACCCGGACCTCCTGCAGCTGCCCCAGGACCTGGAGCAGCCCTCCCAGGCAGCAGG CATCAACCTAGAGACCATCCGCTCAGAGGCCAGCTCCAACCTGAAGAAGCTTCTGGAGACGGAACAGAAGGTGTTAGCCTCGGTGCCCGAGGTGCAGGAGCAGTATGCCAAGCGGCTCCAG GCCAGCATCGTAGCCTCCCGTGAGCTGGATGAGCTTTTTGAGGCCATTGAGCAGAAGCGGCGGGAGCTGGCTGACTACCTATGTGAGGAAGCCCAGCAGCTATCCCTGGAAGACACCTTCAGCACCATGAAGACCTTCCGGGACCTCTTCATCCGTGCCTTGAAG GAGAACAAGGAGCGGAAGGACCAGGCGGCCAGGGCAGAGCGGAGGAAGCAGCAGCTGGCTGAAGAAGAGGCGCGCAGGCCGCGGGGCGAGGATGGGAAGCTGG GCAGGACGGGGCCTGGGAAGCAGGAGGAGGTGTGTGTCATCGATGCCCTGCTGGCCGACATTAGGAAAGGCTTCCAGCTTCGGAAGACAGCCCGCGGCCGCACGGACATGGATGGGGGCAGCAAGGCAGCCGCAGCGGACCCCCTGAGGGTCACAGAGCCTG CGGCCAGCAGAGACACTGCAGGAGGCCCCAGGCACAATACCCACTGCCCCCGCTCGGAACCAGGCCTTGATGCTGCAGCCACCAGCAAACCCCAGAGTTGGGACCTTGTAGACGCTGTGACTTCCAGCCCACAGCCCACCCATGAGCCCTCAGAGGAGGGTGGTCCCAGGCCCCTGGAAAGGCGTTCTTCCTGGTACGAAGATGCCAGTGATTTCCTAGCTCCTGAGGGCACACAGTGCCCCCTGCCCTCTGAGGGGGCCTGGCCAGTGACTCTGGGCAATGCTCAAGCCCTAAAGCACCTCAAGTTCTCAAGCAGTGACCAGCCCCCTGAGGCTCAAGGTTCCAGCCACAGCACCAAGGGCATCACAGGCAGCATCCACCAGGCTGCAGCCGACAGCACAAGCCAGGGGCTGGAGGACACAGGGGTCCATGGCTGCAGTGCCAATCTCCCTGCTACAAGCCTTGGTGGGGACGCAGATGAGGAGGACACGGCCCCAGAGTCCGCTTTAGACACGTCCCTGGACAGGTCCTTCTCTGAGGATGCAGTGACTGATTCCTCAGGGTCTGGCACACTCCCCAGGGCCTGGGGTCGGTCCACAAAGGGGCCAGGCAGGCGAAGAAAGAAGCGTCCTACAAGGAGCCAGGAAG GCCTCAGGCCCAAGCCTAAAGCCAAGTGA
- the INF2 gene encoding inverted formin-2 isoform X3 — MRSQKNASSPRQAPERVGRGSRKALRIWFGRMSVKEGAQRKWAALKEKLGPQDTDPTEANLESADPELCARLLQVPSVVNYSGLRKRLESSDGGWMVQFLEHSGLDLLLEALARLSGRSVARIADALLQLTCVSCVRAVMNSPQGIEYILGNPAYARQLSRALDTSNVMVKKQVFELLAALCIYSPEGHALTLDALDHYKSACSQQYRFSVIMSELSDSDNVPYVVTLLSVINAVILGPEDLRTRAQLRSEFVGLQLLDILTRLRDLEDPDLLIQLEAFEEAKAEDEEELLRVSGGVDMNSHQEVFASLFHKVSCSPASAQLLSVLQGLLHLEPTHRSSQLLWEALESLVNRAVLLASDAQDCTLEEVVERLLSVKGRPRPSPLDKAHKSVQANLVQSQRGSSPENSTAPKASVEGHQPAVAHTCQHVGSIQSTSGGTASQLRALEQQAPTLPPPAPPLPSSVPGLPPSPLPLPCLEATSPPVPPPPPPLPSLGAMSLPPPPPPPPLPSVGATSPPPPPLPGSREILPPPPPPLPGMGCPPPPPIPSVGATSPPPPPPLPGSREILPPPPPPPPLPGMGWGPPPPPPLPGLSAMGSVEEAIVAQVDHSLGSAWVPSHRRVNPPTLRMKKLNWQKLPSNVAREHNSMWATLSSPCAEVVEPDFSSIERLFSLPVAKPKEPTIASTPARKEPKEITFLDSKKSLNLNIFLKQFKCSNEDVTAMIRAGDTTKFDVEVLKQLFKLLPEKHEIENLRAFTEERARLANADQFYLLLLDIPCYQLRVECMLLCEGSAVVLDTVRPRAQLVLAACETWCLSTGLLTSHQLPVFCQLILKIGNFLNYGSHTGDADGFKISTLLKLTETKSQQNRVTLLHHVLEEVEKSHPDLLQLPQDLEQPSQAAGINLETIRSEASSNLKKLLETEQKVLASVPEVQEQYAKRLQASIVASRELDELFEAIEQKRRELADYLCEEAQQLSLEDTFSTMKTFRDLFIRALKENKERKDQAARAERRKQQLAEEEARRPRGEDGKLGRTGPGKQEEVCVIDALLADIRKGFQLRKTARGRTDMDGGSKAAAADPLRVTEPAASRDTAGGPRHNTHCPRSEPGLDAAATSKPQSWDLVDAVTSSPQPTHEPSEEGGPRPLERRSSWYEDASDFLAPEGTQCPLPSEGAWPVTLGNAQALKHLKFSSSDQPPEAQGSSHSTKGITGSIHQAAADSTSQGLEDTGVHGCSANLPATSLGGDADEEDTAPESALDTSLDRSFSEDAVTDSSGSGTLPRAWGRSTKGPGRRRKKRPTRSQEGLRPKPKAK, encoded by the exons ATGAGAAGCCAGAAAAATGCGAGCAGCCCAAGGCAGGCCCCAGAGCGGGTGGGCAGAGGCAGCCGGAAGGCCTTGCGCATCTGG TTCGGCAGGATGTCGGTGAAGGAGGGTGCACAGCGCAAGTGGGCAGCACTGAAGGAGAAGCTGGGGCCGCAGGACACGGACCCCACGGAGGCCAACTTGGAGAGCGCGGACCCCGAGCTGTGTGCGCGGCTGCTGCAGGTGCCTTCCGTGGTCAACTACTCGGGGCTGCGCAAGCGGCTGGAGAGCAGTGATGGTGGCTGGATGGTGCAGTTTCTGGAGCACAGCGGCCTGGACCTACTGCTTGAGGCGCTGGCGCGGTTGTCGGGCCGCAGTGTGGCACGCATCGCTGATGCCCTACTGCAGCTCACCTGCGTCAGCTGCGTGCGCGCCGTCATGAACTCGCCGCAGGGCATTGAATACATCCTGGGCAACCCGGCCTACGCCCGCCAGCTCTCTCGCG CCCTGGACACGTCTAACGTGATGGTCAAGAAGCAGGTGTTTGAGCTGCTGGCTGCCCTCTGCATCTACTCCCCCGAGGGCCATGCCCTGACCCTGGACGCCCTGGACCATTACAAG AGCGCATGCAGCCAGCAGTACCGCTTCAGCGTCATCATGAGCGAGCTCTCTGACAGCGACAACGTGCCCTATGTCGTCACCCTGCTGAGTGTGATCAACGCCGTCATCCTGGGCCCAGAGGACCTTCGCACCCGTGCCCAGCTGCGGAGCGAGTTTGTTG GGCTGCAGCTGCTAGACATCCTGACCCGGCTACG AGACCTGGAGGACCCTGACCTGCTGATCCAGCTCGAGGCCTTTGAGGAGGCCAAGGCTGAGGACGAGGAGGAGCTGCTGCGTGTGTCTGGAGGAGTTGACATGAACAGTCACCAGGAAGTCTTTGCCTCCCTGTTCCACAAG GTGAGCTGCTCGCCAGCATCTGCCCAGCTGCTGTCCGTGCTGCAGGGCCTCCTGCACCTGGAGCCCACCCACCGCTCCAGCCAGCTGCTCTGGGAGGCCTTGGAGAGCCTGGTGAACCGGGCTGTGCTCCTGGCCAGTGATG CCCAAGACTGTACCCTGGAGGAAGTGGTTGAGCGGCTCCTGTCTGTCAAGGGGCGGCCCCGACCAAGCCCCCTGGACAAGGCCCACAAGAGTGTCCAGGCCAACCTAGTCCAGAGCCAGAGGGGCAGCTCCCCTGAGAACAGCACTGCCCCCAAGGCCAGCGTGGAGGGCCATCAGCcagcagtggcacacacctgccaGCACGTGGGCAGCATCCAGAGCACCAGTGGTGGGACAGCCTCACAGCTGAGAGCACTGGAACAGCAGGCACCCACCCTACCCCCACCTGCACCCCCTCTTCCCAGCTCCGTGCCAgggctccctccttcccctctccccttacCATGCCTGGAGGCCACATCCCCCCCagtgccccctcccccaccacccctGCCAAGCCTGGGGGCTATGTCCctaccaccacccccacctccacctccccttCCAAGTGTGGGGGCCacatccccaccaccaccacccttgcCAGGCTCCCGTGAGATCTTgcccccaccacctccaccactgcCAGGCATGGGGTGTCCACCTCCACCCCCCATTCCAAGTGTGGGGGCCacatccccaccaccaccaccacccctgccagGCTCCCGTGAGATCTTgcccccaccacctccaccacccccGCTGCCTGGAATGGGCTGGGGAccccctccacctccacccctaCCCGGCCTCTCTGCCATGGGCAGTGTGGAGGAGGCCATCGTGGCCcaggtggaccacagcctggGCTCAGCCTGGGTCCCCAGCCACAGGCGAGTCAACCCGCCCACGCTGCGCATGAAAAAACTGAACTGGCAGAAGCTGCCGTCCAACGTGGCACGTG AGCACAACTCCATGTGGGCCACACTCAGCAGTCCCTGTGCTGAGGTGGTGGAGCCGGACTTCTCCAGCATCGAGcgtctcttctccctccctgtgGCCAAGCCCAAGGAGCCCACTATAGCCTCTACGCCAGCCAGGAAGGAGCCCAAGGAG attacaTTCCTTGATTCCAAGAAGAGCCTGAACCTCAACATCTTCCTGAAGCAGTTTAAATG TTCCAATGAGGATGTCACCGCCATGATTCGGGCTGGGGACACCACCAAATTTGATGTGGAAGTTCTCAAACAGCTCTTCAAGCTCCTTCCAGAGAAGCATGAG ATTGAAAACCTGCGAGCATTCACAGAAGAGCGGGCCAGGCTGGCCAACGCTGACCAATTctacctcctcctgctggacaTCCCTTG CTACCAGCTGCGCGTTGAGTGCATGCTGCTCTGCGAGGGCTCAGCTGTTGTCCTGGACACGGTGCGGCCCCGGGCCCAGCTAGTGCTTGCCGCCTGCGAAA CCTGGTGCCTCTCCACAGGCCTGCTCACCAGCCACCAGCTGCCTGTCTTCTGCCAACTGATCCTGAAAATCGGGAACTTCCTCAACTAC GGCAGCCACACGGGTGATGCTGATGGCTTCAAGATCAGCACGTTGCTGAAGCTCACGGAGACCAAGTCCCAGCAGAACCGCGTGACACTGCTGcaccatgtgctggag GAAGTGGAAAAGAGCCACCCGGACCTCCTGCAGCTGCCCCAGGACCTGGAGCAGCCCTCCCAGGCAGCAGG CATCAACCTAGAGACCATCCGCTCAGAGGCCAGCTCCAACCTGAAGAAGCTTCTGGAGACGGAACAGAAGGTGTTAGCCTCGGTGCCCGAGGTGCAGGAGCAGTATGCCAAGCGGCTCCAG GCCAGCATCGTAGCCTCCCGTGAGCTGGATGAGCTTTTTGAGGCCATTGAGCAGAAGCGGCGGGAGCTGGCTGACTACCTATGTGAGGAAGCCCAGCAGCTATCCCTGGAAGACACCTTCAGCACCATGAAGACCTTCCGGGACCTCTTCATCCGTGCCTTGAAG GAGAACAAGGAGCGGAAGGACCAGGCGGCCAGGGCAGAGCGGAGGAAGCAGCAGCTGGCTGAAGAAGAGGCGCGCAGGCCGCGGGGCGAGGATGGGAAGCTGG GCAGGACGGGGCCTGGGAAGCAGGAGGAGGTGTGTGTCATCGATGCCCTGCTGGCCGACATTAGGAAAGGCTTCCAGCTTCGGAAGACAGCCCGCGGCCGCACGGACATGGATGGGGGCAGCAAGGCAGCCGCAGCGGACCCCCTGAGGGTCACAGAGCCTG CGGCCAGCAGAGACACTGCAGGAGGCCCCAGGCACAATACCCACTGCCCCCGCTCGGAACCAGGCCTTGATGCTGCAGCCACCAGCAAACCCCAGAGTTGGGACCTTGTAGACGCTGTGACTTCCAGCCCACAGCCCACCCATGAGCCCTCAGAGGAGGGTGGTCCCAGGCCCCTGGAAAGGCGTTCTTCCTGGTACGAAGATGCCAGTGATTTCCTAGCTCCTGAGGGCACACAGTGCCCCCTGCCCTCTGAGGGGGCCTGGCCAGTGACTCTGGGCAATGCTCAAGCCCTAAAGCACCTCAAGTTCTCAAGCAGTGACCAGCCCCCTGAGGCTCAAGGTTCCAGCCACAGCACCAAGGGCATCACAGGCAGCATCCACCAGGCTGCAGCCGACAGCACAAGCCAGGGGCTGGAGGACACAGGGGTCCATGGCTGCAGTGCCAATCTCCCTGCTACAAGCCTTGGTGGGGACGCAGATGAGGAGGACACGGCCCCAGAGTCCGCTTTAGACACGTCCCTGGACAGGTCCTTCTCTGAGGATGCAGTGACTGATTCCTCAGGGTCTGGCACACTCCCCAGGGCCTGGGGTCGGTCCACAAAGGGGCCAGGCAGGCGAAGAAAGAAGCGTCCTACAAGGAGCCAGGAAG GCCTCAGGCCCAAGCCTAAAGCCAAGTGA